One genomic window of Triplophysa rosa linkage group LG11, Trosa_1v2, whole genome shotgun sequence includes the following:
- the si:dkey-282h22.5 gene encoding uncharacterized protein si:dkey-282h22.5 isoform X2, producing MTRMKNILNLLSLICLCTAQGKWTKDTSEWDQRDKSNGKSCSNLTQVLDNWKYAIMYQVKDLLVNNHASVLPEYVRIQGLSDAVGDLYKQFDDLKDNLGKLTNKFDRVEGFVDDLQAGRFPKPKLWMPPTHNKGPHHIPQKNPTQVTGKELWAQRLRARRGPGT from the exons ATGACGAGGATGAAGAACATTTTAAACCTGCTGTCCCTGATCTGTCTGTGCACCGCTCAAGGGAAATGGACCAAGGACACCTCCGAGTGGGACCAAAGAG ACAAATCAAACGGCAAGAGTTGCTCAAACCTGACCCAAGTACTGGACAACTGGAAATATGCCATCATGTACCAGGTGAAGGATCTGCTGGTCAACAATCATGCATCTGTTTTACCAGAATACGTCAG GATCCAGGGCCTCTCTGATGCGGTGGGAGATCTCTATAAGCAGTTTGACGACCTTAAGGATAACTTGGGCAAATTAACCAATAAATTTGACAGAGTGGAAGGCTTTGTGGACGATCTCCAGGCAGGAAGATTTCCCAAGCCAAAGCTCTGGATGCCTCCGACACACAACAAAGGGCCACATCACATACCCCAGAAAAACCCAACACAGGTCACAGGCAAAGAATTATGGGCTCAAAGACTGAGAGCCAGACGAGGCCCTGGTACTTAA
- the si:dkey-282h22.5 gene encoding uncharacterized protein si:dkey-282h22.5 isoform X1 has protein sequence MREGFWIVVCRYKTVTTVTFLHFTQKKGIFHTADPTDHRNKLLSQEHRKLMTRMKNILNLLSLICLCTAQGKWTKDTSEWDQRDKSNGKSCSNLTQVLDNWKYAIMYQVKDLLVNNHASVLPEYVRIQGLSDAVGDLYKQFDDLKDNLGKLTNKFDRVEGFVDDLQAGRFPKPKLWMPPTHNKGPHHIPQKNPTQVTGKELWAQRLRARRGPGT, from the exons ATGAGGGAAGGCTTTTGGATCGTGGTATGTAGATATAAGACCGTAACCACAGTAACGTTCCTTCACTTTACCCAAAAAAAGGGAATATTTCACACAGCAGACCCAACCGACCACAGGAACAAACTCCTATCACAGGAACACAG GAAGTTGATGACGAGGATGAAGAACATTTTAAACCTGCTGTCCCTGATCTGTCTGTGCACCGCTCAAGGGAAATGGACCAAGGACACCTCCGAGTGGGACCAAAGAG ACAAATCAAACGGCAAGAGTTGCTCAAACCTGACCCAAGTACTGGACAACTGGAAATATGCCATCATGTACCAGGTGAAGGATCTGCTGGTCAACAATCATGCATCTGTTTTACCAGAATACGTCAG GATCCAGGGCCTCTCTGATGCGGTGGGAGATCTCTATAAGCAGTTTGACGACCTTAAGGATAACTTGGGCAAATTAACCAATAAATTTGACAGAGTGGAAGGCTTTGTGGACGATCTCCAGGCAGGAAGATTTCCCAAGCCAAAGCTCTGGATGCCTCCGACACACAACAAAGGGCCACATCACATACCCCAGAAAAACCCAACACAGGTCACAGGCAAAGAATTATGGGCTCAAAGACTGAGAGCCAGACGAGGCCCTGGTACTTAA
- the antkmt gene encoding adenine nucleotide translocase lysine N-methyltransferase — protein sequence MEDDIQEEVLSQFKEKRLGGWQLLQLTAGTGLAVYAVWAGVIMPGFRRVPLKLQVPYMPASRSQVCNVMTLLKGRSGGIADLGSGDGRIVLEACRQGFSPAVGYELNPWLVRLSCFHAWRAGYHRSVSYRREDLWKVDLSTYKNITVFLAPSVLSLLQKKLLSELPEDALIVAGRFPFREWTACEVEGEGVDRAWAYHVRELRERCQSKSENPSNQTR from the exons ATGGAAGATGACATACAAGAAGAAGTTCTTTCACAGTTCAAAGAAAAGCGACTGGGTGGCTGGCAACTCTTGCAGCTGACTGCAGGTACGGGTTTGGCGGTCTATGCCGTTTGGGCTGGAGTTATAATGCCTGGCTTTCGCAGGGTGCCACTAAAATTACAG GTTCCCTATATGCCGGCTAGCAGATCTCAAGTATGTAACGTTATGACTCTGCTGAAGGGCAGATCTGGAGGCATCGCTGACCTGGGGTCAGGTGATGGCAGGATT GTATTAGAGGCGTGTCGTCAGGGCTTCTCTCCAGCAGTGGGCTATGAGCTTAACCCCTGGCTTGTTCGCCTTTCCTGTTTTCACGCTTGGAGAGCTGGATATCACAGAAGTGTTTCATATCGCCGAGAAGACCTGTGGAAG GTCGATCTCTCAACCTATAAGAATATCACAGTATTTCTGGCCCCTAGTGTG CTAAGCCTCTTACAAAAGAAATTACTGTCCGAGCTTCCTGAAGATGCCTTGATTGTAGCGGGACGTTTCCCGTTCCGTGAATGGACGGCGTGTGAGGTGGAGGGAGAGGGTGTGGACAGAGCGTGGGCCTATCACGTACGAGAACTGAGAGAGCGATGTCAATCAAAGAGTGAAAATCCATCTAACCAAACCAGATAA